The genome window TGCGCCCAAGGTGTTCTACGGGTTCTGGGTTGCAGTGGTACTGGCTTTGCTGGTGTTGGTGGTGTTTCGCTACTGGCGCGGCGGTGTGGCCTTGCGGGCCACGGCGTCGGATCAGGGAGCGGCCTACGCGATGGGCATCAATGTGCCGCGTGTATTTTCTTTGGCATGGGTGGCGGCGGGCGCGCTGGCGGCAGTGTCGGGCGTGATAGTGGGCGCCATCGGCGGCATTTCGTCGTCGATGGGCGTGTTCGGTCTGTCGGTGCTGGTAGTGGTGATCGTGGGAGGCTTGGACAGCGTGGCAGGCGCTCTGGTGGGCGGCATCTTCATTGGCCTGCTGGAAGCTTGGGCGGGCGCCTATCTGGGCGGTGAGTACAAGTTGCTGGCCACGTTTGTTGTGCTGGTGGTGGTGCTGATGGTCAGGCCGTATGGCTTGTTTGGCACCCGCGAAATCGAGAGGCTCTGATCCATGCGTATCGCCACTGCCAAGCAGACCTACCTGGCTGATGAATCACTGTTCGACACCCGCACGCAACATGTGTGGCTGGCGTTGCTGGCGGCTTCGCTCGCGCTGTTTCCGTTTGTGGCTGACGCCTATTGGCTGTATCTGGCTTGTCTGGTCGCTATCAACGTCGCGAGTGCAACCGGGCTGAATATCCTGACCGGCTATACCGGCCTGGTCAGTCTGGGCCAGGCGGCGTTCATGGGCTTGGGCGCCTACACGGTGGCGGTGATGGAGCTGCGTCTGGGGACGCCGGTGCTGATCAATTTGCTGGGCGGCGGTGTGGTGGCGATGGTGGGCGGCTTGCTGGTGGGCATACCTTCTTTGCGGGTGAAGGGCCTGTACCTGGCGATCGCTACGATTGCGGCGTCGTTCATTGCCCATTTCATTTTTGCGAACTGGCAGTTCACGGGCGGCACCACGGGGTTGCAGGTGCCACCCGCGAGGCTGCTGGGTGTGGACCTGGATACGTCTTTCAAGATCTATTGGCTGATTGTTCCTGTGACGGTGCTGATGGTGCTGGGCGCGGCGAATTTGTTCCGCACCCGCATCGGGCGTGCGTTTATTGCGATCCGCGATCGGGACATTTCTGCTGAAGTGCTAGGCATACGCCTGCTGCGCTACAAGCTGCTGTCATTTGGACTGTCTTCGTTTTATGCCGGGGTGGCGGGTGGCTTGTGGGCGTACTTTTTCCGCGTTGTCACGCCCGAGAGCTTTCCGCTGATCATGTCGATTTTTTTCCTGGCGGCCATCATTGTCGGGGGCATGGGGTCAATACTGGGCTCCATTTTGGGCGCGATATTCATGACGATGGTGCCGGAGCTACTCAAGCTGATCGTGGGCTGGCTGCCGGTCGGCGGCGATGCGTTGAGGCTGGTGTCGCCGGTGCGCACCATTGTTTTCGGCCTGCTGATTGTGGGCTTTTTGATCTTCGAGCCGCATGGGCTCGCGGAAATCTGGCGGCGGGTACGCCGTTTCTTCCACTTGTGGCCGTTTCGCACATAGTCGCTGACATGGCCGACTGTATGACTCATCAGACCCAAGGAGACACACCATGAAGCGCATCCGGTTAGGCAGCGGTTTATCGAGGTTGCTGGCCCCATTGGGCCTGGCGGCGGCATTGTCGGCAGCGCCCATTGCGCAGGCGGCGGATGACCTGGTGTTGGGCGGGTCGATTCCGTTAAGCGGCGTGTTTGCTTTTGCCGGCCAGGGTATCCACGCAGGCATTACGGATTACGTGAAGATCATCAACGATCAGGGCGGCATAAAGGGGCGCAAGCTGCGTTACGTGCCCGAAGACACGGCATACAAGGTGGATGCGTCGGTAGCGGCGTTCAAGAAGATCACTAGCCAGAACAAGGTGAACTTCTACTACGGCGATTCGACCGGATTTTCCAAGACGATCAACGCCGAGCTGAACCGGACGGGCGACATCCTGATGACCGGCGCGTCGTTTGCGACCGAGTTGAATGACCCCGCCAAGTATCCGGCGCAGTTCATGCTGGGGCCGGACTACACCGAGATGTTCGGCATTTTGCTGCGCTACATCGCCAAGGAAAAGCCCGGAGCCAAAGTGGCATTCGTCTATTCGGACACGGAATTTGGCCGTGATCCGATTGCCGGTTCGCGTGCCTTGGCCGAGAAGTTGGGGCTGAAAGTCGCAACGGAAATCATGACAGCGCCGGGTAGCGTGGACGTATCGACCGAGGTCATCAAGCTGCGCCGCGCCGACCCTGATTTCACGATCTTCCACGGTTACGTACTGGCGCCCATTCCCGAGTTCGTCGGGCAGGGCAAGCGCATGGGGCTG of Achromobacter seleniivolatilans contains these proteins:
- a CDS encoding branched-chain amino acid ABC transporter permease; protein product: MDWLFLLEVSLAGLGSGGLYALAALAFVIVYKATRVVNIAIGEFLMLGAYVFYAFATGMEWPIWLAIVGAVVVSGALGALVERLTIRPMLGEAPISVFMVTVGLASILVGVVELIWTADQRRLPEFMPRAPVMVGEAFVAPKVFYGFWVAVVLALLVLVVFRYWRGGVALRATASDQGAAYAMGINVPRVFSLAWVAAGALAAVSGVIVGAIGGISSSMGVFGLSVLVVVIVGGLDSVAGALVGGIFIGLLEAWAGAYLGGEYKLLATFVVLVVVLMVRPYGLFGTREIERL
- a CDS encoding branched-chain amino acid ABC transporter permease; amino-acid sequence: MRIATAKQTYLADESLFDTRTQHVWLALLAASLALFPFVADAYWLYLACLVAINVASATGLNILTGYTGLVSLGQAAFMGLGAYTVAVMELRLGTPVLINLLGGGVVAMVGGLLVGIPSLRVKGLYLAIATIAASFIAHFIFANWQFTGGTTGLQVPPARLLGVDLDTSFKIYWLIVPVTVLMVLGAANLFRTRIGRAFIAIRDRDISAEVLGIRLLRYKLLSFGLSSFYAGVAGGLWAYFFRVVTPESFPLIMSIFFLAAIIVGGMGSILGSILGAIFMTMVPELLKLIVGWLPVGGDALRLVSPVRTIVFGLLIVGFLIFEPHGLAEIWRRVRRFFHLWPFRT
- a CDS encoding ABC transporter substrate-binding protein; this encodes MKRIRLGSGLSRLLAPLGLAAALSAAPIAQAADDLVLGGSIPLSGVFAFAGQGIHAGITDYVKIINDQGGIKGRKLRYVPEDTAYKVDASVAAFKKITSQNKVNFYYGDSTGFSKTINAELNRTGDILMTGASFATELNDPAKYPAQFMLGPDYTEMFGILLRYIAKEKPGAKVAFVYSDTEFGRDPIAGSRALAEKLGLKVATEIMTAPGSVDVSTEVIKLRRADPDFTIFHGYVLAPIPEFVGQGKRMGLKTRYMGTFWTMDNSTVMQMGEDAEGFMGVMPYRYYYDTEGDSPMLKKIREMRPQYQSTGYMQGFLAAMLFSEVAKRTLDAGKDLTAANMKAALDGIKDFDTGGLIGVPISIKGNSIPVGRIYRADVKLKQMVPASDWIVLK